The following are from one region of the Heterodontus francisci isolate sHetFra1 chromosome 34, sHetFra1.hap1, whole genome shotgun sequence genome:
- the LOC137349228 gene encoding zinc finger protein 664-like yields MEKQWKCGDCGKGFNYPSLLEIHQYRHTGERPFTCTECGKGFTRSSNLLRHQQVHTDERPFKCLDCGNCYKSSRELMFHQRVHTDERPFRCSHCRTRFRKSSDLTVHQHPHSGERLFTCTVCGKGFAHTSHLQKHQRLHTGERPFNCSECGKGLNQSCNLLRHQRVHI; encoded by the coding sequence atggagaaacagtggaaatgtggagactgtgggaagggattcaattacccgtcCCTGCTGGAAATTCATCAATatcgtcacactggggagagaccgttcacctgcactgagtgtgggaagggattcactcggtcctccaatctgctgagacaccagcaagttcacactgacgagagaccttttaaatgcctggactgtgggaattgctataaaagtTCCAGGGAGTTGATGTTCCATCAgcgtgttcacactgatgagagaccgttcaggtgctctcactgcaGGACTCGGTTCAGGAAATCATCtgacctcactgtacaccagcacCCTCACagtggggagaggctgttcacctgcaccgtgtgtggaaagggatttgctcatacctcccacctgcagaaacaccagcgacttcacactggggagaggccattcaactgctccgagtgtgggaagggacttAATCAATCAtgcaacctgctgagacaccagcgagttcacatttGA